A segment of the Salvelinus namaycush isolate Seneca chromosome 3, SaNama_1.0, whole genome shotgun sequence genome:
caactctccttccgtggcctccaactgctcttaaatgcaagtaaaactaaatgcatgctcttcaaccgatcgctgcccgcacccgcccgcccgcctagcatcactactctggacggttttgacttagaatatgtggaacactacaaatacctaggtgtctggttagactgtaaactctccttccagactctcattaagcatctacaatccaaaattaaatctagaatcggcttcctatttcacaacaaagcatccttcactcatgctgccaaacataccatcgtaaaactgactatcctaccgatcctttacttcggcgatgtcatttacaaaatatcctccaacactctactcagcaaactggatgcagtctatcacaatgccatccgttttgtcaccaaagccccatatactacccaccactgtgacctgtatgctctcgttggctggccctcgcttcatattagTCGCCAaaaccactggctccaggtcatctataagtctttgctaggtaaagccccgcgttatctcagctcactagtcaccatagcagcacccacccgtagcacgcgctccagcaggtatattttcagtggtcatccccaaagccaactcctcctttggccgcctttccttccagttctctgctgccagtgactggaacgaattgcaaaaatcactgaagctggagtcttatatctccctcactaactttaagcatcagctgtcagctCACTAGTCATTGTCAGCTCACTAGTCATCATCAGCTGTCAGCTTatagatcattgcacctgtacacagcccatctgtaaatagcccacccaactacctcattcccatattgttgtttattttttgctcctttgcaccccagtatctctacttgcacattcatcttctgtacatctatcactccagtgtttaattgataaattgtcattatttcgccactatggcctatttattgccttacctccctaatcttactacattttcccaaactgtatatagacttttctcttgtgttattgactatacgtCTGTTtatccatgtgtaactctgtgttgttgtttttgtcgcactgctctgctttatcttggccatgtcacagttgtaaatgagaacttgttctcaactggcctacctggttaaataaaggtgaaaaaaaagaaaatatgGCTCTGGTGGCTCTGGTAGGACTCTTTTTTTTAAAGAGTCAGATGGGGACTGCTATTTTTAACAGGCCAACAACCTTCAAGAACGGTGCCGGTCAAGTGCCCTCCACATCAATGTGGAAAAGACAAAGAAGCTGATCATCAATGGCAACAACTTGCTAATGTCCCAACCACTCTCTCCGAATGACCAACCAGTGGAGGTGGTTAAGTGTTTCAAATACATAGGGACACAAATTGATAACAAGCTGAGTTTTATAGAGAATGCAGACTGTACTTTTTTTAAAGCAAGCAAGCACCTGTTTTTAATCAGTGAATTGAAGGGGTTTGGGGTCAGTCAGGATGTTCTGGAGAGGGTTTACAGCAGCTTGGTGGAGAGCATCCTCGcgttcaatatgacagtctggtatggtaATCTGAGCTTGAGAAGCTAAAGTAAACTGATCAGAATAGTAAACACAGCCAGCAAAGTAATTGGTCGACCAGTCGTCTGTTCCACAAGGCAACCAAAAAGAAGGAACTGGCTGTCGTTTGCGACCCCTCCCACCATCAGTTCGAAAGGCTTCCCTCTGGCCGGCGCTTCAGGATGCCCATGGCCAAGAAGAACGTGTTCAAACATTAATTCGTTCCTTGTGCTATTGGACTACTAAATGCAATGTAAATTGTATCGGTATATGTACTTATCTATCCAGTGCATTTGGGACAGCGTTCAGTTGTGAAAGAATGTATCAATTTCCTTTTTAGTGTATGCAatatgatggactgactggtttaaacaTGTATGATGTGAGAATGTATGTGTACGTGATCATTTTAATGAAAGGGGAAGCCAAAGAAAAATGTCCATCCTGGATGGACAATAAagttttattctattctatttttaaaaaaaaatgctgaCCTGGACTAATTGACTGACTATGAGTGCTTGACATAACATGcaaaaaactgctgatgcacaaccacatttcagaATAGCACCTGTGTATCCTACTATTCTAACTCACagcagtaagttgagaccctgactgagttccaaaaatatatattttattagaTTTTGGGGAAATTGATCCGAGGGCCTTCAGAAAGGGCCAAGTTGCCCATGCCTAGACAGATGATACCGGTCATCACTAGTTATCACAGCCACAGTCATAAACCTGCCTTTTTCtacaatttatatatttttaaatgtgacTTTAAACGTTAACCCTAgcattaaccacactgctaaccttatgcctaacccaaaccttaaattaagaccaaaaagcaaaaaaaaaaatgttatataTTTTTCAGCTCTAGCCAATTTTTTACTTTGTAGTCGTTTGCGGACGCCATTTTGTTCGGGTCTGTGCTTTTCCAGTCCTTGGAACGTCCCCACGCCAAACCCTATATCCCTACCTTGACCATTTCACATttaaacttcaatggggtaggtaCGTAAATTGTAGTTTTTATGGCGAGCTCCCTGTTATTGGGAAAATAAATAGCCTATTCCCCCTGTTCATACCAAGTAGTAGATTTATCATATAATACATTTTCGAAACAAAATCTGACTGCTTAATTTGAATTTTCGCCTTGAGTCATTTAATTTGATGGAACAACTGATTGTTTTGCATTAAGATAAACAATCACATTGTTATCTGCTGTACATCAGGTAAGATTATTAAAGAAATTACTTTAACCATACTGAGATGCCGAACCAAAGAGCAATTGACCAACCCTTAAAATAACACCAAACAGGGACAAGCATGTTCCTCAGTCAATATACAGTCGTTTTAAACTACACATGATAGAATGACCAAAAAAACATAGCGCTCGGCTCCATAATTGCACCTTGAAATGCGTGTTGTTTCGACGCGTTTTGGGGAAACGTGTGATCCAGTCCAAACCATAGGGAATTTAGCAAACATTCGAACTGAACGCACACCCCTGCGGCCCCGCCCTGATGGCGCTTGGCGTTAATTAAAAACCTGTCCTTTCAGCAATGACGAATTTACTGTGTGGCTTCAGACAAATTCATCATGCGTCGAAACTGCATTTCAAGGTCCATTTATGGAGCCGAGgtctgtatgttttttttttgtcattctATCATGTCGTTTAAAACGACCCTACTGACTCAACATTTAAGATGATTAGCCTATTTTCATTATGTGTATGACCGAAAATCCCCTCTCGACGAGTGGCCTACCACTATTAAACTGTTTTTGTTTTATCTGCCACTAATTACCACCAAAATGATCACATAATTGATTCTGACAAATTGCATAGGTCTATCCCCAAAGTGGTATAGTTTAACAAAGAAACTCATTCATGTACagccgtggccaaaagttttgagaatgatacaaatataaattttcacagtttgctgcttcagtgttttgtcagatgttactatggaatactgaagtataattacaaacatttcataagtgtcaaaggcttttgacaattacatgaagttgatgaaaagagtcaatatttgcagtgttgaccctttttcaagacctctgcaatctgccctggcatgctgtcaattaacttctgggccacatccagACTGATGGCAGccaattcttgcataatcaatgcttggagtttgtcagaatttgtggggttttgtttgtccacctgcctcttgaggattgaccacaagttctcaatgggattaaggtctggggagtttcctggccaaaatatcgatgtttttgttccccgagccacttagttatcacttttgccttatggcaaggtgctccatcacgctggaaaaggcattgttcgtcaccaaactgttcctggatggttgggagaagttgctctcggaggatgtgttggtaccattctttattcatggctgtgttcttctgtaaaattgtgagtgagcccactcccttggctgagaagcaaccccaaacatgaatggtctcaggatgctttactgttggcatgacacaggactgttggtagtgctcaccttgtcttctccggacaagcttttttccagatgccccaaacaatcggaaaggggattcagagaaaatgactttaccccagtcctcagcagttcaatccctgtaccttttgcagaatattagtctgtccctgatgtttttcctggagagaagtggcttctttgctgccctacttgacaccaggccatcctcaaagtcttcacctcactgtgcgtgcagatgtagtcacacctgcctgctgccattcctgagcaagctctgtactggtgctGCCCcaatcccacagctgaatcaactttaggagacggtcctggcgcttgctggactttcttgggcgccctgaagccttcttcacaagaattgaaccgctctccttgaagttcttgatgatccgataaatggttgatttaggtgcaatcttactggcaacaatatccttgcctgtgagccctttttgtgcaaagcaatgatgacggcacatgtttccttgcaggtaaccatgattgacagaggaagaacaatgattccaagcaccaccctccttttgaagcttccagtctgttattcaaactcaatcagcatgacaaagTGATCTCCAGccgtgtcctcgtcaacactcacacctgtgttaacgagagaatcactgacatgatgtcagctggtccttttgtggcagggctgaaatgcagtggaaatgatttttgggattcagttcatttgcatggcaaagatggactgcaattaattgcaattcatctgatcactcttcataacattctggagtatatgcaaattgccatcatacaaactgaggcagcagactttgtgaaaatgaatatttgtgtcattctcaacttttggccaagACTATATATCAAGGACAGGCAACTCCAGCCCTAGAGGGCCTGATTGGTGACGTTTGTCCctactaacacacctgactccaataatcaactagcCATGGTCTTTAGTTTGTAATGCAATTAGTTGAATCAAGTGTTTTAGCTATAGGGCTGAGGGAAAAGTGACACCGATCAGGCCctccgaggactggagttgcccctTCCTGCTGTATATTGACAGAGTAACATCCATAGCAACAACTCATTCATACATCCCTGAACCTTGGCTTCTTCCAGGCTGTAGCGCCCTCTAATTGAGATACCAGAGTTTCTTTGTTGATTCAGCACAACAGCCAAAAATCAAAACATATCCAGAGAAGCAGGTTTAGGCCAAAAAAGATGTCCATATGTTTGGATTACTTTTAGACTAGCCAGCAGATCTGACTCGCTTGCTTACAGCTGCACTGGGGTCTGACAGCATTCCTGTGTAGTTTAGGAATGTAAAAATGTGTTGTACTCTGAATTGTTCTATTAGCCTAACTGTTACACAGAGAAAATTGTGAAAGACCGCTATAAACTAGCAGTCATAATCTTCTATGCGTTTTCAATTTGATAATGGGACAACGCCACAGATAAACAGAGgcagatatttcactggatgtataTATGTGAAGCATCTGGTTGGCATTTCAACTCACTGATAAGAGGAAGCCCggtgggagaagatggagtgagatggattttggccaaaCATTCTGCAAATGTTCTTATCAATGAAACAAAGATGTAACACagcctttaaaaaaataaataataataatttaatagaCGTTTGCCAAAGTTGATTTAAAAATggttgtttaggagtgcaagggtgaattgagttattgcacacgtgcACTTCGGAGTAGGAGTTCCCTAATGGCAATATGAAAATAAATGCTAGAACACGCCAATAGGATCTACCTAgtttggctctgcccacctctttGCTTGTTCTGCTCACTGATTAATatgctcccattggaaacgacaggctctgGTCAATCTTAGGTAAGTTATACAAATCTTTGACAAAGCATttctcatccctggattgaggtacaTTTTCCGAGGCATATCTCACATTGGCTCTGCAGTGTCTTAATCTACATAGGAATGCTGTCTGACCCTAGTGCAGCTGGCTACTTTTACTGCTGGCTACTTTTACACAGGCAGAAAATGAACAGCGGTGCATTAACCAATGTTAACTTTTATGCCTTTCCCTAAACCTTACCTTCACCTTACTGAAACTATACCTAACCCTTTGTTTTCCTTAACCTAATGTTAAAGGTTGGCTCAGCTAAATTAAGTTGCCATGAGCAGCACCGGAGATATTGAGATGCAAGACACACAGTATCTGTGCATGGGTTTGCTTCACTCTGAGTGTGGTAGTTACAAAACACTGGGGGAGTTTAGCCTCAcgcttcaacgctcttagttgttttggaaattgacccactatgccgTTTACTTTTTGCACCTACGTCatattgctgagtctacctttaaccctaaccttaattcaTTTCGacccctatttttttttttagatgtaccctttatttaaccagttaggctagttgagaacaagttctcatttgcaactgcgacctggccactATGCCGAATCTTAAATATTTGTTCAGCCGGTCAAATATCCATTTCCCTACTTTTATCTTTATCACGTTTTTAATCACCATTTACTGTCCCTTTTTTGATTAATTCAGCCCCAGCCATGCCTACCTCACCCATGAATGGTGAAATGGGACCTGCCCCTGCTATGCAAAAGCCTTGCAGGTACTGTTCATGACTATGGTATTCTAGCACCTGCCTTGGACTTAGTGCAcacgtagcaaaatgttttgcaaatgaAAATATCAGGTTCTTATTGGATAAGTTCACGGAGTCTCTGGTTGCTTTTCCCATCAGGTCATCCATCCTTGAGCGATGTATCCTAAGCATGTCTACTGCCAGTGTTGCTGTTGGAACAGAGGACATGGATGGTATCAGGAGGTcagtatgaaaaatgtatgcactcacgaCTGCAAGTTGCTCTGGAAAAGCACGTCTGcttaatgactaaaatgtagatAATAAAACATTGTTAACCTAAAGAGCACAATTAAGCACACTCATCTGAAGGGCCTCAGTACCTCAATTGGTGGAATTGAACCATTTACCATTCTACATTACCCTTCCTCTTTTGAAATGTACTGCATGTTCTCTATTTCCATGCACAATATTATTTCAAGCAACATTATAGAGGGAAATCACGAAGGCTTGTTTTTCCTAGGTCCCAGGCAGGGATGCGGTGGGCCCTACGAAACCTGGATCCAGCTCACACAGAAGGCAATGAATCGGTCCTGAAACGACAGCAGAAACAGATTCAGTACAGCAAGAACACGTCTGGCTACCAGAAGTACCTGGAGCAAGTTCCCAAGTATGAGAACTGATTATactacaatacatttttattgtaaCTAGGTTCTGAAAGGTAACTGATGGCCTGTGAAGAGCccacaaaaacacatttattgaACTGTTTATTGGATGAGACCTACAGTGTATTCAGACTCCTTGTTTTTTTCCtgacattttgttaccttacagccttattctaaagtcaATTCAATTATTTCCCCccccctcatctacacacaatacccaataatgacaaagcaaaaacaggtttttagacatttttacaaatgtgttaaacataagtattcagaccctttgctataagactcgaatttgagctcaggtgcatcctatttccattgatcatcattgagatatttctacaacttgattggagtcgacctgtggtaaattcaattgattggacatgatttggaaaagcacacacctgtctatgtaaggtcccacagttgaccgtgcatgtcagagcaaaaaccaagccatgaggtagaaggaattgtctgtagagctctgagataggattgtgtcgaggcacagatctggggaaaggtactaACAAATTTCTGCtgcattgacggtccccaagaacagtggccttcATCGTTCTTAAATAGAAGTTCGGAACTTTTCCTAGTGCTGGCTGCcaggccaaactaagcaatcggtggagaagggccttggtcagggaggtgagttccagagtgcctctgtggcgatgggagaaccttcctgcagcactccaccaatcaggcctttattttagagtggccagatggaagccactccacagtataaggcacatgacagcccgcttggagttttccaaaaggcacctaaagactttcagaccatgagaaacaaggttctctggtctgatgaaaccaagattaaactatttggcctaaatgccaaatgtcacatctggaggaaacctggcaccatccctatggtggttgcagcatcatgctgtggggatgttttttagcagcagggactgggagactagtcaggatcgagtcaAAGacgaacggcgcaaagtacagagatccttgactatatcctgctcaggacctcagactggggcgaagttcacattccaacaggacaacaactctaagcatacagtcaagacaacacaggaatggcttcaggacaagtctcattgtccttgagtggcccagccagagcccggacttgaacccgatcgataATTTCTTGAGAGACCTGACCtgagctgtgcagcgatgctccccttccaacctgacaagagattgagaggatctgcagagaagaatgggagaaactcaccaaatacagatgtgccaagcttgtagcatcatacccaagaatactctaGGATGTAGTCGCtgcgaaggtgcttcaacaaaatactgagaaaagggtctgaatacttatgtaaatgtaatatttcaagtTATATTTTGCtcaaatttctaaacctgtttttgctttgtcattatggggtattgtgtgtagattgaggggtgGAAAAActctttaatccattttagaaaaaggctgtaacaaaatgttgaaaaagtcgaggggtctgagtactttccgaatgcactgctaCTTCCAAACACAAATGATGGCTTTACATTTAAGTCTCCGTGATGAATGGGTGGAATATTTGTTTTTGcttgtcttccctctctctgatACAAGGCGTCTGAGAATCCCTGGGCTGCACCCATCCACTCCAAACAAATATAGAAAATACAACCTGCATGTTCGTCTTTGGCGGAGAGCTCTGCATGGGTGGGACCCTCCATCTGAATCGCAGAGAGAAGCCGAAGGACAGGACCCTGTTGACCAACTGTAGGTATTGGTGATTTTACATTTGTAATGGTATTTCCTTGTCTTAAGTTGACCTCATTGTTGCTTGACTATATGCAGGCAGGGGTTGCTTGAGTGGATGAATTGCAAGCTATATGAAGACAGTGGAGTTAAAAAGGGGACCAACGGGAGAGGGCTACCTTCAGATTCAAAAGCCCCCTTCTCCCCTAACCTACTGGAATGTCATTCAACAGTCCCTGGATGCTTCCCCATGGATTTTACTGTTCCTATGTTAGCAGACATTGTCTTGTTTGTAGACATCCATTCACTGTAGTTTGCATCTTTAGGTGGATGTGTCTGGTCCTCAGGTCTCATCCTCCAAGCCAGGCTTGGGGTACTCCTTTAGCAGTTGCCTAACAGCTGAAGAGAATGTGTTGGGGTGGCTGAGATTTCTCCTGGAAACTGATCATGATCAACAAGTGCCCATGCAGGGAGACTGGCTACCGTGGAAACCATACTGATCATGGCTGTCAGTCACAGTGGTATAGACTTGCAGGGGTGCACTGGGTGCTGACTGAAAGATATGATTGCTGTAAAATATTGACCACACACTTGTCAGTTTTGGGACACTTTTTACACATTGTTTTGTATCAAACACATGTTTAAGCAGTATCTGCTTCACTaagggcctctggcagtctctatgggggtgccacagggttcaattcttggaccgactcttctctgtatacatcaatgatgtcgctcttgctgctggtgagtctctgatccacctctatgcagacgacaccattctgtatacttctggcccttctttggacactgtattaacaaccctccaggcgagcttcaatgccatacaactctccttccgtggcctccaattgctcttaaatacaagtaaaactaaatgcatgctcttcaaccgatcgctgcctgcacctgcccgcctgtccaacatcactactctggacagctctgacttagaatatgtggaaactacaaatacctaggtgtctggttagactgtaacctctccttccagactcacatcaaatatctccaatccaaatttaaatctagaattggcttcctattccgcaacaaagcatccttcactcatgctgccaaacatacccttgtaaaactgaccatcctaccaatcctcgacttcggtgatgtcatttacaaaatagcctccaataccctactcaataaactggatgcagtctatcacagtgccatccgttttgtcaccaaagccccatatactacccaccactgcgacctgtacgctctcgttggctggccctcacttcatactcgtcgccaaacccactggctccaggtcatctacaagaccctgctaggtaaagtccccccttatctcagctcgctggtgaccatagcagcacccacctgtagcacgcgctccagcaggtatatctctctggtcacccccaaaaccaattcttcctttggccgcctctccttccagttctctgctgccaatgactggaacgaactacaaaaatctctgaaactggaaacacttatcttcctcactagctttaagcaccagctgtcagagcagctcacagattactgcacctgtacatagcccatctataatttagcccaaacaactacctctttccctactgtatttatttattttgctcctttgcaccccattatttcaatctctactttgcacattcttccactgcaaatcaaccattccagtgttttacttgctatattgtatttatttcaccaccatggctttttttttttgccttcacctcccttatctcacctcacattgtatatagacttgtttttctactgtattattgactgtatgtttgttttactccatgtgtatctctgtgttgttgtatgtgtcgaactgctttgctttatcttggccaggtcgcaattgtaaatgagaacttgttctcaacttgcctatctggttaaataaaggtgaataaaaAAATAGTTTACCTAGATGTTTATTTGGACCCAGTATAATTcttcattttttaaaactttatttGTCCCAATTACATTTACAATTACAATTACACTTGTCCCAATTACATTTATTTGTCAGGTTTTCTTCATGGCCCAGCCCTATAACACTCTTCCCTCACAATTCTGTTTTCTTTCTAAAGAGTAAAGACGTCATATTTGGCTTTGTTGCTTTTGGCCCACTAGCCACTTCACCATGTTCGCCAGTCTGCGACCCAGCTGACTCTCAGGCTCTACTGTCTCATCTCTCCTACCTACCTCACTGTTTTTCTAAAAACAGAATGTTGATGCTATCACTTTGTTTTGTTGGTTTCTTATTTTGTTTTTCTGAATTGTCATTTGTTACAACCGGAGTACTGATGCGAAGCGAAATGAATAAAGATTGGACTTTTTCCACACACAATTCTCAGGAGATTTATCCAATGTTAATTTGAAATGTAGGCAATGTCCGCGAAGTTAGCTTTCCTGACTTAATGGGTCTCCGGGATTGGGGGGATAGCGCGGAGGTCTTAACGTTTTTGCGCTTTCATTTGGCCCGTCCAACATGCAACGCTAACTTCAGTATTCAAAGCATCCACCAGATAACGGTATATGCGATTTCTTGTACTTGCCTCACCAATACGTCGTACGGTaggatgatatatatatatatatatatatatatatatgaaaagtGACATATTCCAGTGTTAAGGCGTGACTTTAAAATGGTTCCAGGGCCTATCAATTTGTCAAGTAAACAATTGATCCGAATGAGTAGCGAACTACAAGTACCACACTTTATAGCCATCTAATAACCTTACGTCAGTTCAGTCAAAGGTGTGCCATTTTCAACAATTAATGAAATCTTGCGATTTGAcatcctttaaaaaaatgtttttgtctgCTCTTTTAAAATTATACACTATTGCACGTCAGCTACTTCAATCTTTTGTTTGAATTATCATCGAATGCGCCCACTGCTTGGGCGCCCCCTATTTATACATTCAATTCGCTCACAGGTTTGAacgtttttaatttattttaaatgGACGACTGAATTGTACGCTGTGCTATTTTGTCTAAGATTGATATGTCTTGTATATTTCAATGGTACGTTGATTATGACGTTAATTTTATGTTCCAG
Coding sequences within it:
- the LOC120043909 gene encoding uncharacterized protein LOC120043909; translation: MPTSPMNGEMGPAPAMQKPCRSSILERCILSMSTASVAVGTEDMDGIRRSQAGMRWALRNLDPAHTEGNESVLKRQQKQIQYSKNTSGYQKYLEQVPKRLRIPGLHPSTPNKYRKYNLHVRLWRRALHGWDPPSESQREAEGQDPVDQLQGLLEWMNCKLYEDSGVKKGTNGRGLPSDSKAPFSPNLLECHSTVPGCFPMDFTVDVSGPQVSSSKPGLGYSFSSCLTAEENVLGWLRFLLETDHDQQVPMQGDWLPWKPY